The Raphanus sativus cultivar WK10039 chromosome 6, ASM80110v3, whole genome shotgun sequence sequence ATTTATCTTCAGGATGCACAGCTTTTTGAAGCTCAAGCTAAGGGGTTACCATTCACTTAGAGGAATAGTCAAGATGACAATCCTATCTCTACCAGAATCGATCATGCTTTCATTAATCAGCCTTGGTTATCTTCCTTTCCTGACTCCTTTGCGGATTTCTTAGACCCGTCTCAGTCTGATCATGCCCCTTGCTTGTTTAGGATGCCTTCTCTAAGACGCCGGGTTGTTAAACCCTTTAAATTCTTTCATCATGTGATTGATCATCCGGACTACGCAGGGACAGTAAGGGAATCATGGAATACGGATTTGATCGTCGGTACGGATCAGTTCAAGCTTGTGCGCTCTCTTAAAATGTTGAAGAGACCATTACGGAGCTTAAATAAATGACACTACAGTGGTATATCTCAGCGGGTTAAGGAACAAAGGGATAGAGTTGATGCACTGCAGAGATCTTTACTCACTTTGCCGGATACACTCACAGCTACGGAAGAGCACAGTGAGAGGGATAAGCTGAATGTGTTGCTTACAGCCGAGGAGAAATTCTATAGACAGAGATCGAGGGTTCGTTGGGCGGATGTGGGGGACAGAAATACCCCTTTCTATCATAGGACGGTGTCTTCTCATGCCTCTAGAAATCATATCCACTGCCTCAAGGACAGTAACGACCGGCCTATCTACTCTACAGATGAGATAAAGACGCATGCGGCAGACTATTTCCAGTCTATCTTAGGCTCTACAGATCTTCCTTCCTCTCCGGTCACTCCTGAGGAGCTGCAGGATTTGCTCCCTTTTCGGTGCACCGAGCTGCAGCAGAACTATCTGAAGCGTGAAGTTACAGCAGCTGAGGTAAAGGCTACTCTGTTTGCAATGCCACTGAGTAAGAGCCCGGGGCCTGATGGATATTGTGTTGAGTTTATTAGAGCATCTTGGGATATAGTTGGAGAGGATATCATCTTGGCTGTCCGGGAATTTTTCAGAAATGGGAAATTACTTAAGGATATGAACACTACAGCGATTGCACTCATTCCCAAGAAACCGGAAGCTTGCTCCCTTACAGATTATAGGCCGATCAGCTGCTGCAACGTTGTCTACAAACTTATCTCAAAAATCATAGCAAATCGTCTCAAGCCTATTTTGACAGAATGTGTCAGTCCCAACCAGGCAGCTTTCTTAAAAGGCCGCAGTCTCGGTGAGAATGTATTATTGGCAGCAGAGCTTATCAAGGACTACAACAAATCATCTTGCCTCAAGAGTGCTATGATCAAGATTGACATTCGCAAAGCTTTCGACACTGTATGCTGGGATTTTGTAATTAAGGTCCTTCAAGCGCAACACTTCCCTCCTATGTTCATCACCTGGGTCACAGAATGCATCTCCTCGCCGAGATTTTCAGTTGCTATTAATGGAGAATTGGCAGGTTTCTTTGAAGGGAAGAAGGGGCTCAGACAGGGTGACTCAATTTCTCCTTACCTCTTCATTATGCTCATGGAAGTCCTTTCCCGTCTGCTGGACAAAGCGGAAGCTGCTGGATCCTATAGACTGCACCCTTTGTGTGTTTCACCTAAGCTAACCCACCTCCTATTCGCTGATGACCTGCTGGTATTTTCAGATGGGTCTTGGGGTTCTACAACTGGGATAAAGAGGGTTATGGATCAGTTTAGGGACTGGTCTGGCCTGGTTACTAATGAGTCAAAATCTGAGATTTTTTATGGGGGATACACAGACATTCAAGCTACTGTTCTGAGTGATTTATCTGGTTTTCGCCGAGGAAATTTCCCTACAAGATATCTTGGGCTCCCGCTAAGCCCAAAAAAGATCTCCGCAGCCACCTTACAGCCTTTCATCGACCGTATAATTTCTAAATTGCATTCTTGGACAGTTAAGTTCCTTTCCTTTGCAGGGAAGGTAATGATGATCTCGTCAGTGATTTACGGCATGGTTAATTTTTGGAGCTCTGTGTTTGTGCTCCCGAAATGGTTTTATGCTAAGGTGGACTCTTTGTGCTCGGGATTTCTGTGGAAAAATAGCACTACTTCTGCTGCTGGAGCAAGAGTTTCCTGGAAGCACATCTGTACTCCTAAAAAAGAGGGAGGTCTCGGTATCAGGTTGCTAGAGGAGTTTGAGATGGTCTTTAGGTTGAAACGTCTATGGCTATTTTTCTATGGATCAGGTTCACTTTGGGTCCCGTGGATTAAAGAAAATAGGTTTAATGGTAGGAGTCTTTGGCTGATTAATGATGCGCCAAGGTTTTCGAGTGCGGTGAGAAGTATGCTCCAGCTAAAGGACCAACTTCATAGCTTTCTCCGATGCAGCGTCGGCGATGGTAACACGGCCTTGTTTTGGTACGACTATTGGACAGAGCTGGGTCCATTGCATCTCTTATTCGGAACCATGGGTCCCCGTTCTCTTAGGATTCCCCTTGCTGCCACTGTTTCTCGTGCGGTAAACAATGGAAGTTGGAATCTGCCTCTGGCTCGTTCTGAATTTGCAGAAACTCTGCAGATTATTTTATCTTCAACGCCGGTTCCTTCAGCTGATTTCAGAGGTGATGTTTATTTGTGGAGAAACGCCTCAGGAGGTTTCGGACCATCTTTTTCATCCCGGGTTACTTGGGAAAGATTGAGAGTCGTTGCCCCAGCGGTTCCATGGCATTCGGTGGTGTGGTTCAAGGAGGAAATCCCACGCTGCTCTTTCATAACTTGGACGGCCTTTCTTGGTAGATTGCCTACCCGAGATCGTTTGATTTCCTGGGGTCTTGCTGTACCACCAGGTTGTGTTCTGTGCTCTTCATCTGATGAATCTATTTCACATTTGTTTTTTATCTGTCCCTTTGCGGTTGCTACTTGGACTCGTTTTTGTGGCAGGTACTTGGCGTCAAGGCCCTCATCACTCGCAGACGTCCTTCATCTGACCCAGCATCTGTCCGGTCCTCATGCTAGTCGTGCTGTGGTGGTGCTCAAGCTGCTCAATCAAGTGATTGTCTACAACCTTTGGCGGGAGAGAAACAGCCGCATCTTCACCGGTGTATCATCGTCACAGCAGGCGATCTTCCACAAGGTGGACCGTTCGATGCGAGACCGACTGCTGTCACTGTCCCGGCCTTCTGTTAcagctccttctccttctttgcTTGAGTTGTATTTTTGGTTCATTTCCCCTTATAGTTAATGTTACTCTCTTTAGATTGCTCTCTTCTTTGCTCCTccctctcttttcttcttttctttttctgttgtAATAAGTTGTGTTTCACAACATTGTAAACTCAAAAATGGTATAAATCTCaacatttagaccaaaaaaaaaaaaaaaaaaacctttttcaACACTCAAAAAACAATACCCAAGACAACGACTGTAAGCAAGTACGTCGGTTTCTGAACTTTCACGTGCTCAAAAAACTTGGAACAACtgctttttttaatttgatgttATTGGAAGAGTTGCTATGTAAATGGACTGGTCCCTCTCCCTTCACTTAAAACACTCTTCTGTACATGAGGTTGCAGAGGGAGAATTCCTTCCTGAGTTTTGGAGGCACCATTTTGTAGCGACTTGCTTTTCTCTAGTCATATAATAAGACACCGCCTTGTATAAACATTCATCCACTTCGTGTTCTCTTTGGTCAGCAGTTTCATGGTATCTAATGGGGCTAGCAATTAGGGATTAGTCTTTGACATTGCCCTGTGTTGTAATAACGTGGACTAACTATGTAGTCAGCTTAAGATTGGAAGGAACACAACAAAAGAAATGAGCATTATGTTTGCAAATAATCCATTGCAACCTCTCAGCATATACATTTTTCTTAAAGAAACCTCCAATATCAACTACATGTCTATTACCAGAGAGACTGGTGTAGCAGTAAAGGAAACCTTATATTTACTCTTTAATCACAACATTTTGATTAACTCATCGTTAATGGTACATTAATACAGCGTACGTTACACTACGAAGAGACTATGTTtgcattatttttttgataatattagtGTATATGAATTAATGTTTTGATACATTATAAAGATCAAGTTCTCGTAGAGGAGTCTCTACTTATTTTCCAAGTCAAAACTTTTCCCCTTCAACGCACGGGCGTACTGCGTACATATGAGTGATGCACTTAGAATGTTGTTGAGGCTGTGCTAGACCATACTCTTTGGTAATTGTTTATTTTCCCTCTTAGAAATCCTTTAATCACAACTTCCAACAATCTAGATCAACTTTTTGAAAGACATAAAATATGATGCATAAGCGCATAAGCGACTCTCAGATCAATTCTGCTGGCAAAACATCAAATGCCAACTAACAAAAATACAGAAAAGCACCACAAAATCGAATAGAAAGACGTTTTAATTAACTGCAGTAAAAAGACCTGGTAAAATACCAGTTTCAGAGACTAAATAAGTTGAAAATCTAtaagtaatcttttttttttttttttttttgcaaagtaATCTGAGAACATAGATTGTtcttcttttacaaaaaaaaaacatagatgAACGTGATTCACTCATCTCCTCCCACACAGtcccaaacttttttttttgaaaaactctGTTCCTTGAAATAAAACGACAAACACTGGATTGATTAATTCCCTATAATAAATGAAACAATTTGTGAAATCagataaaaattcaaaagacAATACATGCAAGAACAACGATGGTGATGAACTGTACGAGAAGAAAATTCATACATCTAAATACTGGATAACAATGATGGAATAAATGAAGGGATAAGACTAAAGATTGAATACGTAAACGAATGAGAAATCTGAAACTTGCATATATAGATGGACTATAGAGCAGACTCCAAAAGGTGTAATTGCTCAGACGCGTTGAATCTGAAAGGAAGCAAATGTGATATCCTTTGCGAAGAGGCGGATGTAGAAAAGGTGCGTTGTTAAGATAACCTTTGGTTGAAGACGTCTGTTGTTaaaagagaataagagactGATGACGTCAGATCTCGTAATTGATAGATGATCTTATCCGTTAGATTACAAAGTATTGATAAACTCAACcattagatttaaattttatttttctataaaaaaatgatTACGTCATTTGaggtttgctattatatatagatatgagATACCTTTAGCCTTCAAATGAATAAGAAATTCTTTTTTTCCCGAACACGAAGAATATAATCTGAAATACCTCAAAATGAATAAGATAaccatgaaaaaaatatttttaatgaaatcatttattaacgggctttaaaatagttttagcTAAGCCCGATAGGCCCATAGTACTGGAAAAGAGTATTGTAACGGATGCGGACAGTCAGCAATGTTCTGAGCAAATACAGAGCCAACCGTTTGGGATAAAGGAGCTGCATTGGATCATCACAAGATAATAGATGAAGAATAAGGCGTTGTCCACGAGACGGTAATCACACGTGGGTGGCGTAACATTAGTTGAGGTTTCTCTCTCACTACTAAAACCTTAAAGTAACCCACCAACAAACTCTTTTGGGATTCTGTCTGAAAGGACACGTCGagctcatcatcatctcctttcGTTGTGTTGTACATCAGCCCAAGTCAAATGGGCTCGGTGCCTCGGTCTTAGGCCTCAAAGGTCGCTCCTTTACCAACCCACTTCCTTTTCTTTCTCCAGGACCAGGTACTTAAAAGTGAATATCTTTTTTATGTGTTCGTGGATATGTGGTCTTGTATGTTTAAGGGAGTAAACCCATGGATTGAAGTTGATGGTGGTGTCACTCCAAAGAATGCATACAAGGTGAAGCTCACACTTTACTGCTGTAGATGATACTCTTGTGCACATAGAGATCTCTGGATTGTGATTTTTTGTGAGTTGTTGTAATAGGTTACTGAGGCTGGAGCAAATGCTCTTGTAGCTGGATCAGCTGTATTTGGAGCTAAAGACTATGCAGAAGGTACTAGACTTTGAAAGTTGTATACTAATACTAGCTTGACTAAATTTTTCAACAAACTCAAGCTACACTgtgtattttaattaattttcttcttcttagtgTTTAGTTTACATGATTATTGCTAAATCTAGATTtgatcatatattatatattaaaaaaaatttccatcatttactttttttataaGATTAAATGAGTTAGATAAAACATGAAAAAGCAATAGCATAAAAGGagttttctcatttttttttgtttttgtggatTTGCTGCTATTATTTTTTGaagtttaagtttttatattatgtagttcaaaaaattattataaatcaataaaaaattgaCGTCGACAGTTTAGttgactaaaaataaaatattgatttaaatatatttatggatCATTTATATACTTTTTAGTTGTTTggttaaaatgtttaaaaatgaaaaacttagggcaactaaatatttaaaaaaaaaacattatgctCATGTGTCTAAAATATCTCTTGCAAACACATTATTTTTTGTGGCTTTacaagaaaatcaaaatctgaTTATATTAATTCGTCTAAAGAACTCCTTATCACCAGGAAAAATCGGTTGGCCTATCTCTATTCCCTTCTTTAACATCCAACCCACAattaatctacaaaaaaaaaattaaatgatatatataaggACCTTATTTGATAAACCTCATTCAAGATTTGGTGGATATTCAAGAAAACATCTTCAAAGAAAAAGATTGCAAAACTAGAATGAAGAAGACAATGGAAGAGCCAACCAAGATCATGAGAAGATCAATCCACACTTTCCTCCAAAACTACCACCATGCCGCCACCACCGCAGCCGCCCTTGTCCTCCCTTTCTCAGCCGCTCTCCTCCTCTCTCAGgccttcttctcctcttcctcctttCATTTGAGGTTAAACACTCTCTTCCCTGGAGAGGgtactttctcttcttctcttgatTTCTTCAACCTTAAACTCTCACAAACACTTTCTTCCTCTTTACTCAGTCTCCCTTTCTCCCTCactttcttcctcttctccaaaGCTTACGTCATCAAACTCCTTTCAAACAACCACGACTCTGTTTATTATTACCTTCCTCTTCTCAGAACTTACATTTGCAactctctcttcctcctccccGCAAACGCCTCTGCTATTGCTCTGTTCTTAATAGCTTCAAGAAACTTCTACACTCTATTCTCCTTAGCCTCAGCCATCATCTACTCAATCCTCCTCGCAAACGCCATTGTCATCACCAACCTAGCCTTGGTTTCATCAACGTGCCCTTCCTCTTCAGGAGGATACACGACACTTCTCAATATAGAATCACACCTTGTTTCACAAGAAGTCCTTCTCTTGTTTATTCAATATCAAAAGCTCA is a genomic window containing:
- the LOC108833843 gene encoding uncharacterized protein LOC108833843, producing MKKTMEEPTKIMRRSIHTFLQNYHHAATTAAALVLPFSAALLLSQAFFSSSSFHLRLNTLFPGEGTFSSSLDFFNLKLSQTLSSSLLSLPFSLTFFLFSKAYVIKLLSNNHDSVYYYLPLLRTYICNSLFLLPANASAIALFLIASRNFYTLFSLASAIIYSILLANAIVITNLALVSSTCPSSSGGYTTLLNIESHLVSQEVLLLFIQYQKLKHKAIPHTP
- the LOC130495558 gene encoding uncharacterized protein LOC130495558; the protein is MLQLKDQLHSFLRCSVGDGNTALFWYDYWTELGPLHLLFGTMGPRSLRIPLAATVSRAVNNGSWNLPLARSEFAETLQIILSSTPVPSADFRGDVYLWRNASGGFGPSFSSRVTWERLRVVAPAVPWHSVVWFKEEIPRCSFITWTAFLGRLPTRDRLISWGLAVPPGCVLCSSSDESISHLFFICPFAVATWTRFCGRYLASRPSSLADVLHLTQHLSGPHASRAVVVLKLLNQVIVYNLWRERNSRIFTGVSSSQQAIFHKVDRSMRDRLLSLSRPSVTAPSPSLLELYFWFISPYS